In Heterodontus francisci isolate sHetFra1 chromosome 46, sHetFra1.hap1, whole genome shotgun sequence, a single window of DNA contains:
- the LOC137356780 gene encoding probable G-protein coupled receptor 139 → MGYPTIHQIENSYYPILAAVGVPVNLVAIVILSRGKCGLSKCISCYLVGMAVADLLVVISDPILGWIVWIYFRDSFLRITPLCCLINFLVFAATMVSVWLTVAFTFDRFVAICCEKLKTKYCTKKTAAVVVGTVSVLSCFESVPWYFTYEPQYIIDNVPWKCVTKPSFHTSPAWRSFELFNRILTPCVPFILILLLNIMTVRRILLTSRVRKGLRGHSNEENHKDPEMENRMKSIILLFSISGSFILLWVTQVVYTIYRRITNIRSYSSFTDPRLITERTARMLQLLSSCTNTCIYTVTQSKFREELKKVVKYPLNLIVKLVSA, encoded by the exons atgggatatcctacAATCCATCAGATAGAAAACAGTTACTATCCtattcttgcagctgttggagttcctg ttaacttggtggccattgtgatcctgtcccgaggaaagtgcggtctctccaagtgTATCTCttgctacctggtgggaatggcagttgcCGATCTGCTGGTCGTTATCTCCGATCCCATATTGGGATGGATTGTTTGGATTTATTTccgagattcattcctgagaattactcccttGTGTTGTCTCATTAACTTCCTCGTTTTTGCAGCCACgatggtttctgtctggctcacagtcgctttcacctttgatcgatttgtggccatttgttgtgagaagctgaaaacaaaatattgcaccaagaaaacagcggctgtggttgtaggaacagtgagtgtgctgagctgcttTGAGTCTGTCCCCTGGTATTTTACATATGAACCgcaatatataattgataatgttccctggaaGTGTGTCACTAAGCCAAGCTTCCATACTTCCCCGGCCTGGAGGTCATTTGAACTGTTTAACcgaattttaaccccttgtgtcccgttcattctgattttgctgctcaatattatgacggtcagacgtattttattgacCAGTAGAGTCCGCAAGGGGCTCCGGGGTCACAGCAAtgaagagaatcacaaggacccagagatggaaaaccgaatgaaatccatcattttactcttcagtatatctggcagttttatattgttatgggtgacCCAGGTCGTGTATACTATTTACCGACGAATTACAAATATCCGGTCTTATTCGTCCTTCACTGACCCTCGCCTCATCACAGAACGCACGGCAAGGATGCTGCAGctgctcagttcctgcaccaacacatgtatttacactgtgacccagagtaaattcagagaggagctgaagaaggtggtgaaataccctctcaatctcattgttaaattagtttcAGCATAG